A genomic region of Aureimonas populi contains the following coding sequences:
- the betC gene encoding choline-sulfatase — protein MPDARPNILILMVDQLAGTLFPDGPADFLHVPRLRALAGASLRFANAYTASPLCAPARASLMSGQLPSRTGVFDNAAEFPSDIPTFAHHLRRAGYGTCLSGKMHFVGPDQLHGFEERLTTDVYPADFGWTPDWTRPGERIDWWYHNLGSVTGAGTAEITNQLEYDDEVAHHAKARLYDLARRQDSRPFCLTVSFTHPHDPYVARPRFFDLYEHCSALLPEVKRLPLERQDAHSRRLMEACEDGAYDITDEMIAASRRAYFANLSYVDEKIGELLDVLEATDMAGNTAILFVSDHGDMLGERGLWFKMNFFEPSARVPLMLHVPGREGSLVEAPVSTLDIVPTLAELAGIDLAAQAQWLDGLSLLATAARGARGAAVPMEYAAEGSVAPMVCLREGRWKFSHCPADPDQLFDLSADPHELDERSQDPEAAGVLARFREMAAARWDLAGFDQAVRASQARRHVTYEALRNGAYFPWDYQPLQKASERYMRNHMDLNVLESAQRYPRPKEL, from the coding sequence ATGCCGGACGCTCGCCCCAACATCCTGATCCTGATGGTCGATCAACTGGCGGGAACCCTGTTCCCCGACGGGCCGGCGGATTTCCTGCACGTGCCGCGCCTCAGGGCGCTGGCGGGCGCCTCGCTGCGCTTTGCCAACGCCTATACCGCCAGCCCCCTCTGCGCCCCGGCGCGGGCGAGCCTGATGAGCGGGCAGCTTCCCTCGCGCACCGGCGTGTTCGACAATGCCGCCGAATTCCCCTCCGACATTCCCACCTTCGCCCATCATCTGCGGCGCGCGGGCTACGGCACGTGCCTTTCCGGCAAGATGCATTTCGTCGGCCCGGACCAGCTCCACGGTTTCGAGGAGCGGCTGACGACGGATGTCTACCCGGCCGATTTCGGCTGGACGCCCGACTGGACCAGGCCGGGGGAGCGCATCGACTGGTGGTATCACAATCTCGGCAGCGTCACGGGCGCGGGAACGGCCGAGATCACCAACCAGCTCGAATATGACGACGAGGTGGCCCACCACGCCAAGGCCAGGCTCTACGATCTGGCGCGACGGCAGGATTCACGGCCGTTCTGCCTCACCGTCTCCTTCACCCATCCGCACGACCCCTATGTCGCGCGCCCGCGCTTCTTCGACCTCTACGAGCACTGCTCGGCGCTGTTGCCGGAGGTGAAGCGTCTCCCCCTCGAGCGGCAGGACGCGCATTCGCGACGGCTGATGGAAGCGTGCGAGGACGGCGCCTACGACATCACCGACGAGATGATCGCCGCCTCGCGCCGCGCCTATTTCGCCAACCTCTCCTATGTGGACGAGAAGATCGGCGAGCTTCTGGACGTTCTGGAGGCGACGGACATGGCCGGCAACACCGCCATCCTGTTCGTCTCCGACCATGGCGACATGCTGGGGGAGCGCGGCCTTTGGTTCAAGATGAACTTCTTCGAGCCTTCCGCGCGGGTGCCGCTGATGCTGCACGTGCCGGGGCGCGAAGGGTCCCTGGTCGAGGCGCCGGTCTCCACGCTCGACATCGTGCCGACGCTGGCCGAGCTGGCCGGGATCGACCTGGCGGCGCAGGCGCAGTGGCTCGACGGCCTTTCGCTGCTGGCCACCGCGGCGCGCGGCGCGAGGGGCGCGGCGGTGCCGATGGAATATGCGGCGGAAGGCTCCGTCGCACCGATGGTCTGCCTGCGCGAGGGGCGCTGGAAGTTCAGCCATTGCCCGGCCGATCCCGACCAGCTCTTCGACCTGTCCGCCGATCCGCACGAGCTGGACGAGCGCTCGCAAGACCCGGAGGCGGCCGGGGTCCTCGCCCGGTTCCGCGAGATGGCGGCGGCGCGGTGGGACCTTGCCGGTTTCGACCAAGCGGTGCGCGCCAGCCAGGCGCGCCGGCACGTCACCTACGAGGCGCTGCGCAACGGCGCGTATTTTCCCTGGGACTACCAGCCGTTGCAGAAGGCCTCCGAGCGGTACATGCGCAACCACATGGACCTCAACGTCCTGGAGAGCGCGCAGCGCTACCCGCGGCCGAAAGAGTTGTGA
- the ugpB gene encoding sn-glycerol-3-phosphate ABC transporter substrate-binding protein UgpB has protein sequence MAAPAAAQTEIQWWHAMSGANNDVVERLAAEFNESQSDYRLVPVFKGTYPETLNAGIAAFRARQAPAIIQVFDVGTGVMMGAEGAVRPVAEVLEEGGYAFDKAQYLPGIVSYYSRPDGTMLSFPYNSSSPVLYYNKDAFEAAGLDPESPPATWAEVFEAARTIKDSGAAPCGYTSTWLTWIHLENFAAWNDVSYGTQENGLAGPDVELKINEPIYVEHFQAIADLARDGVFRYGGRTSEAKQLFLSNECAILTESSGGLGDVVNSGMNYGIGQLPYEGNAEGAPQNTIPGGASLWVFDGRPDEEYKGVAEFFNFLSQTEVQQRLHEESGYLPVTMAAYEATKASGFYEENPGRETPITQMMGKAPTENSRGVRLPNLPQVRDIQNEEFESMLNGSQDAQAALDKAVERGNAAIASATQ, from the coding sequence ATGGCCGCGCCCGCCGCGGCGCAGACCGAGATCCAGTGGTGGCACGCCATGAGCGGGGCCAACAACGACGTGGTGGAGCGCCTGGCCGCCGAGTTCAACGAGAGCCAGAGCGACTACCGCCTCGTCCCCGTGTTCAAGGGCACCTATCCCGAGACGCTGAACGCGGGCATCGCCGCCTTCCGCGCGCGCCAGGCGCCGGCCATCATCCAGGTCTTCGATGTCGGCACCGGCGTGATGATGGGCGCCGAAGGCGCCGTGCGCCCGGTGGCCGAGGTGCTGGAGGAGGGCGGCTACGCCTTCGACAAGGCGCAGTATCTGCCGGGCATCGTCAGCTATTACTCGCGCCCGGACGGCACCATGCTGTCCTTCCCCTACAATTCGTCCTCGCCCGTCCTCTACTACAACAAGGACGCGTTCGAGGCCGCCGGGCTGGACCCCGAAAGCCCGCCCGCCACCTGGGCCGAGGTGTTCGAGGCCGCGCGCACGATCAAGGATTCGGGCGCCGCGCCCTGCGGCTACACGTCCACGTGGCTGACCTGGATCCATCTGGAGAACTTCGCGGCCTGGAACGACGTGTCCTACGGCACGCAGGAGAACGGCCTTGCCGGCCCGGATGTGGAGCTCAAGATCAACGAGCCGATCTATGTCGAGCACTTCCAGGCCATCGCGGACCTGGCGCGTGACGGCGTGTTCCGCTACGGCGGCCGCACCTCGGAGGCCAAGCAGCTCTTCCTTTCGAACGAGTGCGCCATCCTCACCGAATCCTCGGGCGGCCTCGGCGATGTCGTCAATTCGGGCATGAACTACGGCATCGGCCAGCTTCCCTATGAGGGGAACGCCGAGGGCGCGCCGCAGAACACCATTCCCGGCGGCGCCAGCCTCTGGGTCTTCGACGGGCGCCCGGACGAGGAGTACAAGGGCGTCGCCGAGTTCTTCAACTTCCTGTCGCAGACCGAGGTGCAGCAGCGCCTGCACGAGGAATCGGGCTATCTGCCCGTGACCATGGCCGCCTACGAGGCGACGAAGGCGTCCGGCTTCTACGAGGAGAATCCGGGCCGCGAGACGCCGATCACGCAAATGATGGGCAAGGCGCCGACCGAGAACTCGCGCGGCGTGCGCCTGCCGAACCTGCCGCAGGTGCGCGACATCCAGAACGAGGAGTTCGAGTCGATGCTGAACGGCAGCCAGGACGCGCAGGCCGCCCTCGACAAGGCCGTGGAGCGCGGCAACGCCGCCATCGCCTCCGCGACGCAGTAA
- the ugpA gene encoding sn-glycerol-3-phosphate ABC transporter permease UgpA, giving the protein MQNAAFPNKLLPYLLLAPQVAITLVFFYWPASQAIYQSTLREDPFGLRTSFVGLDNFRAVLSDPNYLGSVWTTVVFSLATALLAMSVALLLATAADKVVRGKGLYRTMLIWPYAVAPAVAGMLFLFMFNPAMGTFAYMLRDMGVPWDPLLNGDQAMVLVVMAAAWKQISYNFLFFVAGLQAIPRSLIEAAAIDGSRGAKRFWTIVFPLLAPTTFFLLVINTTYAFFDTFGIIHAVTGGGPARATETLVYKVYNDGFVNLNLGTSAAQSVILMAIVIALTAFQFRFIEKKVHYA; this is encoded by the coding sequence GTGCAGAACGCCGCCTTTCCCAACAAGCTGTTGCCCTATCTCCTGCTCGCGCCGCAGGTGGCCATCACGCTCGTCTTCTTCTACTGGCCGGCGAGCCAGGCCATCTACCAGTCGACGCTGCGCGAGGACCCCTTCGGCCTGCGCACCAGCTTCGTGGGGCTCGACAATTTCCGCGCCGTCCTGTCGGACCCGAACTATCTCGGCTCGGTCTGGACGACGGTGGTCTTCAGCCTCGCCACGGCGCTTCTGGCCATGTCGGTGGCGCTGCTCCTGGCCACCGCCGCCGACAAGGTGGTGCGCGGCAAGGGCCTCTATCGCACCATGCTGATCTGGCCCTATGCCGTGGCGCCGGCCGTGGCGGGAATGCTCTTCCTTTTCATGTTCAACCCCGCCATGGGCACCTTCGCCTACATGCTGCGCGACATGGGAGTGCCGTGGGACCCGCTGCTCAACGGCGACCAGGCCATGGTGCTCGTGGTGATGGCGGCGGCGTGGAAGCAGATCAGCTACAATTTCCTGTTCTTCGTCGCCGGCCTCCAGGCCATCCCGCGCTCGCTGATCGAGGCGGCGGCCATCGACGGCTCGCGCGGGGCCAAGCGCTTCTGGACCATCGTCTTCCCGCTCCTGGCGCCCACGACCTTCTTCCTGCTCGTCATCAACACGACCTACGCCTTCTTCGACACCTTCGGCATCATCCATGCCGTGACGGGCGGCGGGCCGGCGCGGGCCACCGAGACGCTGGTCTACAAGGTCTATAACGACGGCTTCGTGAACCTGAATCTCGGCACCTCGGCCGCGCAGTCGGTGATCCTGATGGCCATCGTCATCGCGCTGACGGCCTTCCAGTTCCGCTTCATCGAGAAGAAGGTGCACTACGCATGA
- the ugpE gene encoding sn-glycerol-3-phosphate ABC transporter permease UgpE, with protein sequence MIENRPYATAFAHLCLILGVVIVAFPIYYTFSASTHSLRTILNPPLPLLPGREGWANYYQALFGGVGQIGGVNVWRLLWNTTVVALVIAVGKIVISIISAYAIVFFRFPFRMAFFWMIFITLMLPVEVRILPTYKVMVDLNLIDTYTGLTLPLIASATATLLFRQFFLTIPHELVEAARIDGAGPIRFFKDILLPLSKTNIAALFVILFVYGWTQYLWPLLVTNDNQMNTIIIAIRKMMSFADAATQWHLVMVTAILAILPPVLVVLLMQRWFVRGLVETEK encoded by the coding sequence ATGATCGAGAACCGCCCTTACGCCACGGCCTTCGCCCATCTGTGCCTGATCCTCGGCGTCGTGATCGTCGCCTTTCCGATCTACTACACCTTCTCGGCCTCCACCCATTCGCTGCGCACCATCCTCAACCCGCCGCTGCCGCTGCTGCCGGGCCGCGAGGGGTGGGCGAACTACTATCAGGCGCTGTTCGGGGGCGTGGGGCAGATCGGCGGCGTCAATGTCTGGCGCCTGTTGTGGAACACCACGGTGGTGGCCCTCGTCATCGCGGTGGGCAAGATCGTGATCTCGATCATCTCCGCCTACGCCATCGTCTTCTTCCGCTTTCCCTTCCGCATGGCGTTCTTCTGGATGATCTTCATCACCCTGATGCTGCCGGTGGAGGTGCGCATCCTGCCGACCTACAAGGTGATGGTGGACCTCAACCTCATCGACACCTACACGGGCCTGACGCTGCCGCTCATCGCCTCCGCCACCGCCACGCTGCTCTTCCGGCAGTTCTTCCTCACCATCCCGCACGAGCTGGTGGAGGCGGCGCGGATCGACGGGGCGGGGCCGATCCGGTTCTTCAAGGACATCCTGCTTCCCCTGTCGAAGACCAACATCGCCGCGCTCTTCGTCATCCTCTTCGTCTATGGCTGGACGCAGTATCTGTGGCCGCTGCTCGTCACCAACGACAACCAGATGAACACGATCATCATTGCCATCCGCAAGATGATGTCCTTCGCGGACGCGGCCACGCAGTGGCATCTGGTCATGGTGACGGCGATCCTGGCCATCCTGCCGCCGGTGCTGGTGGTGCTCCTCATGCAGCGCTGGTTCGTGCGCGGCCTCGTTGAAACGGAGAAGTGA
- a CDS encoding sn-glycerol-3-phosphate import ATP-binding protein UgpC: MASIDLQEVGKTYPGASAESVKGISLTVADGEFVVLVGPSGCGKSTLLRMVAGLESITRGTVRIGERVVNDKEPADRDIAMVFQNYALYPHMSVRQNLAYGLKNRRTPKAEIERRIDEAAGILEIAPFLDRKPGQLSGGQRQRVAMGRAIVREPAAFLFDEPLSNLDAKLRVQMRAEIRSLQKRLSTTSLYVTHDQLEAMTLADRLVVLNGGLIEQVGTPLEVYEKPASLFVASFIGSPAMNLVPLDETTAQHLPSVFSFAGARGAGPGATLGIRPEHMRILGPGEAAEGLTFDLTVTAVEMVGAESYIYGTPASGAAEIAVRMPGYARREIGTPFTALADPDHLHLFDTQSGKRRA, encoded by the coding sequence TTGGCGTCCATCGATCTTCAGGAGGTCGGAAAGACCTATCCCGGCGCGTCGGCCGAATCCGTGAAGGGCATTTCCCTGACCGTCGCCGACGGCGAGTTCGTGGTGCTGGTGGGCCCCTCCGGCTGCGGCAAGTCCACGCTCCTGCGCATGGTCGCCGGGCTGGAATCCATCACGCGCGGCACGGTGCGCATCGGCGAGCGCGTGGTGAACGACAAGGAGCCCGCCGACCGCGACATCGCCATGGTGTTCCAGAACTACGCTCTTTATCCGCACATGTCCGTGCGCCAGAACCTCGCCTATGGCCTGAAGAACCGCAGGACGCCGAAGGCCGAGATCGAGCGGCGCATCGACGAGGCGGCCGGCATACTGGAGATCGCCCCCTTCCTCGACCGCAAGCCCGGCCAGCTTTCGGGCGGCCAGCGCCAGCGCGTGGCCATGGGCCGGGCCATCGTGCGCGAGCCCGCCGCCTTCCTCTTCGACGAGCCGCTGTCGAATCTCGACGCCAAGCTGCGCGTGCAGATGCGCGCCGAGATCCGCTCCCTGCAGAAGCGCCTTTCGACCACCAGCCTCTACGTGACCCACGACCAGCTCGAGGCGATGACGCTCGCCGACCGGCTGGTGGTGCTGAACGGCGGCCTGATCGAGCAGGTCGGCACGCCGCTGGAGGTCTACGAGAAGCCCGCCAGCCTGTTCGTCGCCAGCTTCATCGGCTCTCCGGCGATGAACCTCGTGCCGCTGGACGAGACCACGGCGCAGCACCTGCCGTCCGTCTTCTCCTTCGCCGGCGCGCGCGGGGCGGGGCCGGGCGCGACGCTCGGCATCCGGCCTGAGCACATGCGCATCCTGGGCCCGGGCGAGGCGGCCGAAGGGCTGACCTTCGACCTGACCGTGACGGCCGTGGAGATGGTGGGCGCCGAGAGTTACATCTACGGCACGCCGGCCAGCGGGGCCGCGGAGATCGCGGTGCGCATGCCCGGCTATGCGCGGCGCGAGATCGGTACGCCCTTCACCGCGCTGGCGGACCCGGACCATCTGCATCTCTTCGACACGCAAAGCGGCAAGCGGCGCGCCTGA
- a CDS encoding D-amino acid dehydrogenase: MTARSATAAHNSAPTIAVVGAGITGVTTAYKLMRQGFDVTVFDRQPFAGMETSFANGGQLSASNAEVWNNPATFIKGIKWMFKKDAPLLVHPAPTWHKLSWMFEFVMAARSYEENTVATVRLAIDARRHLFEMAEEEGIDFDVEKRGILHVYETKPEFEHGLKVNALYAKGGLQRRALTNDEIHAIEPALAGTYHGGFFTESDFTGDIHKFTRGLSDAAARHGTTFVYDADVSSLRHDEDGVRIEWSKGEEPKRLDRFDAVVICAGVASRRLAAQLGDRVNIYPVKGYSVTVNLEDEESRAGAPWVSLLDDKAKIVTSRLGRNRLRIAGTAEFAGDNRDIKWDRIKPLVAWCRHRFPGIGTASVVPWAGLRPMMPDMLPKVGRGSKSRVYYNTGHGHLGWTLSAVTAEMIAAEVAGDYPRAQAHSGAEIVPLNREKAGERRAA, translated from the coding sequence ATGACTGCCCGTTCAGCAACCGCCGCCCATAATTCCGCCCCCACCATCGCCGTCGTCGGCGCCGGCATCACCGGCGTGACCACGGCCTACAAGCTCATGCGGCAGGGCTTCGACGTGACGGTCTTCGACCGTCAGCCCTTCGCCGGCATGGAAACCTCCTTCGCCAATGGCGGCCAGCTTTCGGCCTCCAACGCCGAGGTGTGGAACAACCCGGCCACCTTCATCAAGGGCATCAAGTGGATGTTCAAGAAGGACGCGCCGCTGCTCGTGCATCCGGCGCCGACCTGGCACAAGCTCTCCTGGATGTTCGAGTTCGTGATGGCGGCCCGCTCCTACGAGGAGAACACGGTCGCCACCGTCCGCCTCGCCATCGACGCGCGCCGCCATCTCTTCGAGATGGCCGAGGAGGAGGGCATCGACTTCGACGTCGAGAAGCGCGGCATCCTGCATGTCTACGAGACCAAGCCGGAATTCGAGCACGGGCTGAAGGTCAACGCGCTCTACGCCAAGGGCGGCTTGCAGCGCAGGGCGCTGACCAATGACGAGATCCATGCCATCGAGCCGGCGCTGGCCGGCACCTATCATGGCGGCTTCTTCACCGAGAGCGATTTCACCGGCGACATCCACAAGTTCACGCGCGGCCTTTCGGACGCCGCGGCGCGCCATGGCACGACCTTCGTCTACGACGCGGACGTCTCGTCCCTGCGCCATGACGAGGACGGTGTGCGCATCGAATGGTCCAAGGGCGAGGAGCCCAAGCGCCTCGACCGCTTCGACGCGGTGGTGATCTGCGCGGGCGTCGCCAGCCGGCGCCTGGCCGCGCAGCTCGGCGACCGGGTGAACATCTACCCCGTCAAGGGCTACTCGGTGACGGTGAACCTGGAGGACGAGGAAAGCCGCGCGGGCGCGCCCTGGGTCAGCCTGCTCGACGACAAGGCCAAGATCGTCACCAGCCGGCTGGGCCGGAACCGCCTGCGCATCGCCGGCACGGCCGAGTTCGCGGGCGACAATCGCGACATCAAGTGGGACCGCATCAAGCCGCTCGTCGCCTGGTGCCGCCACCGTTTCCCCGGCATCGGCACGGCCTCCGTCGTGCCGTGGGCGGGGCTTCGCCCGATGATGCCGGACATGCTGCCCAAGGTCGGGCGCGGCTCGAAGTCGCGCGTCTACTACAATACCGGCCATGGTCATCTGGGCTGGACGCTCTCGGCCGTCACGGCCGAGATGATCGCGGCCGAGGTGGCGGGCGACTATCCGCGCGCGCAGGCCCATTCCGGCGCCGAGATCGTGCCCCTCAACCGCGAGAAGGCGGGCGAGCGCCGCGCCGCCTGA